Proteins co-encoded in one Euleptes europaea isolate rEulEur1 chromosome 1, rEulEur1.hap1, whole genome shotgun sequence genomic window:
- the LOC130473772 gene encoding zinc finger protein 345-like translates to MEPPGPPERALSHQAMEQMRYLRRDSAEEWPVSHLARSFEVSPDVVGRVLRSHFSPSWEWALEQDSRLQPRPGGGVLVPRPSSQLLPLCWAGGPRHWPRRQRRGRGPADNLHPLLAAPSSGVAQPCPPRKSRHTPKAQVEETVGGFQGFSLEKAKNENAKGNFRDGDGPQRQEESHTAKRRDKPILSEGGGFPEIPVQEERTHTGEKPIDSSEHEKRFSHSGSLKTRQRIQTGEKTFECSEHEKRFTYSSSLQTHQRIHTGEKPFECSVCGKRFNRSGHLQTHQRIHTGEKPFECSECGKGFSQSGTLQTHQRIHTGEKPFECSECGKRFNKSSSLKTHQRIHTGEKPFECSLCGKRFNRSGHLQTHQRIHTGEKPFECSECGKKFNDSSSLQTHQRIHTGEKPFECSDCGKRFSQRGHLQTHQRFHTGKKPFECSECGKKFSQSGSLQTHQRIHTGEKPFECSECGKRFNDNRNLQKHQRIHTGEKPFECSECGTRFSHSHSLKTHQRIHTGEKPFECSECGKRFSQSGTLQTHQRIHIGEKFFECSECGKRFNDSRNLQRHQRIHTGEKSFECSECGKRFSQSGHLQTHQRIHTGEKPFECSECGKRFNDSSSLQTHQRIHTGEKPFECSECGKRFSQRGHLQTHQRFHTGKKPFECSECGKKFSQSGSLQTHQRIHTGEKPFECSECGKRFNDNRNLQAHQRIHTGEKPFECSECGKRFNDSSSLRKHQRIHTGEK, encoded by the exons ATGGAGCCGCCGGGGCCGCCGGAGCGTGCGCTGAGCCACCAGGCCATGGAGCAGATGCG GTACCTCCGCCGGGACTCGGCGGAGGAGTGGCCCGTCTCCCACCTGGCCCGCAGCTTTGAGGTGAGCCCCGATGTCGTTGGCAGGGTCCTGCGGAGCCACTTCTCGCCTTCCTGGGAATGGGCGCTGGAGCAGGACAGCCGGCTGCAGCCTCGCCCGGGCGGAGGCGTTCTGGTGCCCCGGCCTTCCAGCCAGCTGTTGCCcctctgctgggcggggggcCCGAGGCACTGGCCCCGGAGGCAGCGCAGAGGAAGGGGCCCGGCCGACAACCTCCACCCCCTGCTGGCAGCCCCCAGCAGCGGCGTGGCGCAGCCTTGCCCGCCGAGGAAGAGCAGACACACTCCGA aaGCTCAAGTAGAGGAGACGGTTGGGGGATTCCAAgggttctctttggaaaaagCCAAGAATGAAAACGCCAAAGGAAACTTCAgggatggagatggaccacagaggcaggaggaaaGCCACACAGCCAAGAGAAGGGATAAGCCTATTCTGTCCGAAGGAGGAGGCTTCCCtgaaatcccagtccaagaagaaag aacccacacaggggagaaacctatTGACAGCTCAGAGCatgaaaagagattcagtcacagtggcagtcttaaaACACGTCAAAGAATCCAAACAGGGGAGAAAACCTTTGAATGCTCAGAGCATGAAAAGAGATTCACctacagtagcagtcttcaaacacatcaaagaatccacacaggggagaaaccttttgaatgctcagtgtgtggaaagagattcaatcgaagtggccatcttcaaacacatcaacgaatccacacaggggagaaaccttttgaatgctcagagtgtggaaaaggattcagtcaaagtggcactcttcaaacacatcaaagaatccacacaggggagaaaccttttgaatgctcagagtgtggaaagagattcaataaGAGTAGCAGTCttaaaacacatcaaagaatccacacaggggagaaaccttttgaatgctcattgtgtggaaagagattcaatcgaagtggccatcttcaaacacatcaaagaatccacacaggggagaaaccttttgaatgctcagagtgtggaaagaaattcaatgacagtagcagtcttcaaacacatcaaagaatccacacaggggagaaaccttttgaatgctcagactgtggaaagagattcagtcaaaggggccatcttcaaacacatcaaagattccacacagggaagaaaccttttgaatgctcagagtgtggaaagaaattcagtcaaagtggcagtcttcaaacacatcaaagaatccacacaggggagaaaccttttgaatgctcagagtgtggaaagagattcaatgacaATAGAaatcttcaaaaacatcaaagaatccacacaggggagaaaccttttgaatgctcagagtgtggaaccAGATTCAGTCACAGTCACAGTCttaaaacacatcaaagaatccacacaggggagaaaccttttgaatgctcagagtgtggaaagagattcagtcaaagtggcactcttcaaacacatcaaagaatccacataGGGGAGAAattttttgaatgctcagagtgtggaaagagattcaatgacaGTAGGAATCTTCAaagacatcaaagaatccacacaggggagaaatcttttgaatgctcagagtgtggaaagagattcagtcaaagtggccatcttcaaacacatcaaagaatccacacaggagagaaaccttttgaatgctcagagtgtggaaagagattcaatgacagtagcagtcttcaaacacatcaaagaatccacacaggggagaaaccttttgaatgctcagagtgtggaaagagatttagtcaaAGGGGccatcttcaaacacatcaaagattccacacagggaagaaaccttttgaatgctcagagtgtggaaagaaattcagtcaaagtggcagtcttcaaacacatcaaagaatccacacaggggagaaaccttttgaatgctcagagtgtggaaagagattcaatgacaATAGGAATCTTCaagcac atcaaagaatccacacaggggaaaaaccttttgaatgctcagagtgcggaaagagattcaatgacagtagcagtcttcgaaaacatcaaagaatccacacaggggagaaa